The Gammaproteobacteria bacterium genome contains a region encoding:
- a CDS encoding SRPBCC domain-containing protein, with protein sequence MTKPEQEQPPETEIYLTLHRVIDAPIKTVWAAWTDPLVLKRWLAPGNAVAVRTVADAVIGGKFLIEFRGADGRRWLTRGVYREVVPYRRLVHTWCWEGSDVETLLAVEFEPELPGKTRLTLTHSRFAQDEARDEHEHSWISCLAKLQELSAG encoded by the coding sequence ATGACAAAGCCCGAACAAGAGCAACCGCCCGAAACGGAAATCTACCTGACCCTGCATCGGGTGATAGACGCCCCGATAAAGACGGTCTGGGCTGCGTGGACCGATCCATTGGTCCTGAAACGTTGGCTGGCGCCCGGCAACGCCGTTGCGGTTCGCACGGTCGCGGATGCCGTGATCGGAGGGAAGTTTCTTATCGAATTTCGTGGCGCGGACGGACGAAGATGGCTCACCCGCGGCGTGTATCGGGAAGTCGTACCCTACCGGCGGCTGGTGCACACCTGGTGTTGGGAGGGTAGCGATGTCGAGACGCTTCTTGCCGTCGAGTTTGAGCCTGAGTTACCCGGCAAGACGCGCCTTACCCTGACCCATTCCCGGTTTGCGCAGGACGAGGCGCGTGACGAACACGAGCATAGCTGGATCTCGTGCCTCGCCAAGCTGCAAGAGTTGTCGGCCGGATGA
- a CDS encoding helix-turn-helix transcriptional regulator: MVEYDLNQVFQALSDPTRRAIIDRLAKGEATVSHLSRPFSLSLAAVSKHLGVLERAGLVTREARGRERVCRINPAALEDAWGWLSFHERFWTDRLDALEAQVGPKSGGSGSEEPQ; the protein is encoded by the coding sequence ATGGTTGAGTATGATTTGAATCAGGTCTTCCAGGCGCTATCCGATCCAACCCGCCGGGCCATCATTGATCGCCTGGCGAAGGGGGAAGCGACCGTCAGCCACCTTTCCAGACCCTTCTCCCTGTCGCTCGCCGCGGTTTCGAAACATTTGGGCGTTCTTGAGCGCGCGGGCCTGGTGACGCGAGAAGCGCGAGGGCGGGAACGGGTGTGCAGGATCAACCCGGCTGCGCTTGAGGACGCCTGGGGCTGGCTCAGCTTTCACGAGCGCTTCTGGACTGACCGCCTGGATGCGCTCGAGGCCCAGGTCGGACCCAAAAGTGGCGGTTCGGGTTCGGAAGAACCGCAATGA